A single window of Loxodonta africana isolate mLoxAfr1 chromosome 10, mLoxAfr1.hap2, whole genome shotgun sequence DNA harbors:
- the LOC100654767 gene encoding olfactory receptor 4K15, translating to MNETNYSQVTEFVLLGLSSSQELQPFLFVIFSLLYIAVLLGNFLIILTVTSDAHLHTPMYFLLANLSFVDICVASFATPKMIADLLVGRKTISFDACLAQIFFVHLFTGSEMVLLVSMAYDRYVAICKPLHYMTIMSRCTCIVLVLISWCVGFIHTTSQLAFTVNLPFCGPNEVDSFFCDLPLVTKLACIDTYVVSLLIVADSGFLSMSSFLLLVVSYTVILITVRNRSSASMAKARSTLTAHITVVTLFFGPCIFIYVWPFSSYSVDKVLAVFYTIFTPILNPVIYTLRNKEVKAAMSKLKSPYLKPGQVSAVVINVLFLGTK from the coding sequence ATGAATGAGACTAATTATTCTCAGGTGACCGAATTTGTGTTACTGGGACTCTCTAGTTCTCAGGAGCTCCAACCTTTTTTGTTTGTCATATTTTCTCTACTCTACATAGCTGTCTTGCTAGGCAACTttctcatcatcctcacagtGACCTCAGATGCTCACCTTCATACCCCCATGTACTTTCTCCTTGCAAACCTGTCTTTTGTAGATATATGTGTGGCCTCTTTTGCTACACCAAAAATGATTGCAGACTTACTGGTAGGGCGAAAGActatttcttttgatgcttgcctGGCCCAGATTTTCTTTGTTCATCTCTTCACGGGCAGTGAGATGGTGCTCCTTGTatccatggcctatgaccgttatGTTGCTATATGTAAGCCTCTCCACTATATGACAATCATGAGCCGCTGTACGTGTATTGTTCTGGTTCTCATCTCCTGGTGTGTTGGCTTCATCCATACTACTAGTCAGCTGGCTTTTACTGTTAACTTACCTTTTTGTGGTCCTAATGAGGTAGATAGTTTCTTCTGTGACCTCCCTTTAGTGACCAAGCTAGCCTGCATTGACACTTATGTTGTAAGCCTACTGATAGTAGCAGACAGTGGCTTTCTTTCTATGAGTTCCTTCCTCCTCTTGGTGGTCTCCTACACGGTGATACTGATCACAGTGAGAAACCGCTCCTCTGCTAGCATGGCAAAGGCCCGCTCCACGCTGACTGCCCACATCACTGTGGTCACGTTGTTCTTTGGACCATGCATTTTCATCTATGTGTGGCCCTTCAGCAGTTATTCAGTGGATAAAGTTCTTGCTGTGTTCTATACTATCTTTACTCCCATCTTAAACCCAGTTATCTACACTCTAAGGAACAAAGAGGTGAAGGCAGCTATGTCAAAACTGAAGAGCCCGTATCTGAAGCCTGGCCAGGTTTCTGCGGTCGTAATAAACGTTCTTTTCCTGGGAACCAAGTAA